The genomic interval CGAAACCGGGCTTTACAGTTCTTGCAATCCACCATTGGATCGTGGAATTCGCTCACGTGACCAGATGCCTCCCACACTTTCGAATTCATAAAGATAGCGGCATCCATACCTACCACATCTGTTCGGGAGGTCACCACATCCCGCCACCACAGTTGCTTAACATTATTTTTTAGCTCAACGCCGAGAGGTCCGTAATCGTAAGTCGCTTCCAGTCCACCGTAGATATCGGAGCTCTGAAAGATGAATCCCCGCCGTTTGCAGAGAGAAACAAGCTTATCCATGATTTTTGAATCAGTCATATCTGATCAGTTGAGGAAAAAGAGAGAGGAAGAATTGTATTGAATATCAGGCTGGCTACTCCATTTCCTTTAACTCTTTTTCGATGAGGTCATCGTAAGGGAGCTGGCCGGGAGTCTCAGTTACGATAGCAAGCGAGGGTTTTCGCGCTTTGTGTTTCTGATAGTTGATCATGATGAAGATGCCAAGCAGAAAGACGACTACCGGTGCTACCCACACCATCAGGTTGAATCCCCTGGCCACCGGTTTTGCCAGGATACGCTCGCCGTATTCAGACACGAAAATGTCCAGCACTTGCTGTCTGGTCAAGTCTCGCTCTACCATTTCCCAGATTCTCGCTTCCATCTCAGGATTGCCATGATCAGCCACTGTACCGCTCCAGCAGCACGGTGCCATGAGACTCTGTTCAAGATCCTTAACCAGAGCTTCCTTCTGTTGTCCCGCCAGGAATGTGATAGGGAAAACGAGCGATATCAATATGCCTCTTCGAATCACGATTCTACCTGATGTTCCTCAGATTCGTCGCTTTCCGTTTCGTCGCCCAGCGATCGGTATTCAGTCTTGCAGCTCGGGCAAGCAAAGAACGCTCCTTTATTCTTGGTAACTCTCTCCTCTACGAAGTGGCTGCCGCACGTTTCGCAATGATGGAGCAGAGGCCTGTACCATGAAACTTGATCGCACTCAGGATAGTTGCTGCAGCCGTAAAAGACCTTTTTCTTCTTGCTGGTGCGCTCGATGAGTTCTCCGTTGCACCCTGTCTTCGGGCACGTAATTCCCGTGGAAAGCGGTTCGGTGTGGCGGCAATCGGGATAGTTCCCGCAACCGACGTATCTGCCGTATCTACCGAATTTGATTTGAAGCTCCCCACCACATTTCGGGCACGGTTTTTCCACCGTTTCGGCCTCCTCGTCTGATTGGAGTGATTTGGCGTTTCGGCAGTCGGGAAAGCCGGAACAGGCAAGGAACTTCTGTCCCCGCCGGTTCCACTTGATGACCATGGGGCTGCCGCACTTCTCGCACGTCTCCTCCGTCGATTCAACCAGAGAAGATTTGATTTCCTTCCGTTTTTCTCTCACCGACTCCATCGATGTGTTGAACGGCTGGTAGAAATCGTGAAGAACGGTGAGGTAATCCTGATTGCCTGATTCAATCTCGTCCAGTTCTTCTTCCATCCTTGCGGTGAAACTGAAGTCAAAAATATCGGGAAGATTGCTTACAAGGATTCTGTTCACCGTCAGGCCTGCCTCAGTGGGAATTAGCCTGCCCTTTTCCTTATTTACGTATTCACGCTTGTAGAGACGGGAGATTGTTTCCGCGAATGTGCTGGGACGGCCGATCCCTCGTGAATCGAGCTCTTTGATTAATGAACTTTCGGAGTAGTAAGGGGGCGGCTTGGTGAAATGTTGTTCTGGATCGAAATCTATCTTCTTCAGAACATCGCCGCTGGAGATCTCCTCAGGTAGAATCTGCGACTCTTTTTCCTGTCTTGTCGGATAGATTCTTCGGAATCCGTCGAACTTGACAATTGATCCAGTGGCGCGGAAGGTATAGTCATCGCCGGCTGCAATGTTGACCGTTGTCTGATCGAGTACCATAGAAGTCATCTGACTTGCAACAAATCTCCGCCAGATGAGATCGTATAGTTTCAGTTCATCTGCTTTCAGCACCCCCTTCAGTCTGTCAGGATGGAGGGTGGGATCAGTAGGGCGAATCGCCTCATGCGCATCCTGAACCTGTCTTTTCCTTTGCGCGTACGTCCGTGGTTTGTCCGGAAGATAAGGAGCCCCAAACTGTGTTGAGATGATATTGCGCACAGAGTGAAGTGCTTCACCGGCGATTCTGGTAGAATCGGTACGCATATAGGTGATCAGGCCCGTCGGTTCACCCTCGCCAGTGTCAATTCCCTCGTAGAGCCGCTGAGCGATCCGCATTGAATTGGCGGGGGAGAATCTCAGTCTGCTGGCGGCTTCCTGCTGAAGAGTGCTGGTGATAAAGGGTGCGAACGGGTGACGGCGTACCTCCTTCCGTTCCACGGAGGAGACAGTGAAGATTGCATTTTCTATAACTGCCATAATCTGGCTGACAGTTTCCTCATCCGGAAGCTTCGGTTTCTCCTCTCCAATGCGATGCAGATTTGCGGAAAAGTGAGCGCCATCCTTAGTCTCTAACGTTACTTCCAGCGTCCAGTATTCCTCCGGTTTGAACGCTTCAATCTCCTCATGCCGTTCACATACCAGACGTAAAGCTACAGACTGAACTCTGCCGGCGCTTAATCCGCTATAAAGCACTTTCCAGAGAAATTCCGACACTTCGAAGCCCACCAGCCGGTCGATGATCCGCCGCGCCTGCTGCGCATTTACCAGTTTGCTATCTACTTCGCGCGGATTCGCCATTCCAGTTTTGACTCCGCTGGCGGTGATTTCATTGAACAGCACCCGTTTTATCTTTCCCGAATCGCCGTTCAGTTCAGTAGAGATATGCCACGCGATAGCTTCTCCCTCACGGTCGGGGTCTGTTGCTATGTAGATTGCTTCTACCCCTGATGACTGCTCCTTAAGCTTTTTTATGATTTTGGCTTTCTCGGGCAGCACA from Candidatus Neomarinimicrobiota bacterium carries:
- a CDS encoding cytochrome c-type biogenesis protein CcmH encodes the protein MISLVFPITFLAGQQKEALVKDLEQSLMAPCCWSGTVADHGNPEMEARIWEMVERDLTRQQVLDIFVSEYGERILAKPVARGFNLMVWVAPVVVFLLGIFIMINYQKHKARKPSLAIVTETPGQLPYDDLIEKELKEME
- the topA gene encoding type I DNA topoisomerase, with amino-acid sequence MKHHALVIVESPSKARTIERYLGKEYRVLASNGHVKDLPQKELGIDVTNNFKASYVVLPEKAKIIKKLKEQSSGVEAIYIATDPDREGEAIAWHISTELNGDSGKIKRVLFNEITASGVKTGMANPREVDSKLVNAQQARRIIDRLVGFEVSEFLWKVLYSGLSAGRVQSVALRLVCERHEEIEAFKPEEYWTLEVTLETKDGAHFSANLHRIGEEKPKLPDEETVSQIMAVIENAIFTVSSVERKEVRRHPFAPFITSTLQQEAASRLRFSPANSMRIAQRLYEGIDTGEGEPTGLITYMRTDSTRIAGEALHSVRNIISTQFGAPYLPDKPRTYAQRKRQVQDAHEAIRPTDPTLHPDRLKGVLKADELKLYDLIWRRFVASQMTSMVLDQTTVNIAAGDDYTFRATGSIVKFDGFRRIYPTRQEKESQILPEEISSGDVLKKIDFDPEQHFTKPPPYYSESSLIKELDSRGIGRPSTFAETISRLYKREYVNKEKGRLIPTEAGLTVNRILVSNLPDIFDFSFTARMEEELDEIESGNQDYLTVLHDFYQPFNTSMESVREKRKEIKSSLVESTEETCEKCGSPMVIKWNRRGQKFLACSGFPDCRNAKSLQSDEEAETVEKPCPKCGGELQIKFGRYGRYVGCGNYPDCRHTEPLSTGITCPKTGCNGELIERTSKKKKVFYGCSNYPECDQVSWYRPLLHHCETCGSHFVEERVTKNKGAFFACPSCKTEYRSLGDETESDESEEHQVES